From a single Lolium rigidum isolate FL_2022 chromosome 7, APGP_CSIRO_Lrig_0.1, whole genome shotgun sequence genomic region:
- the LOC124673276 gene encoding cilia- and flagella-associated protein 251-like, with protein MPSSDKQLTFSVKIASLPELLNKGTNVVNMSQGTSMLPKDKGPAEDSVKVVGTKRLHTDAPSGPVYHNVYVRRKVESEHSKLSSSQELKGNGRDKTKEQQDLKNVESKHSKDNSSQELKGKGIEKTKEQKEQLNMETEHSKMNSSQELKDNGSGKPREQEEQQVQHDHASKPEMPPPTAESGIKELEEQQNMETEHSKINSSQELKDNGSEKRREQEERQVQHDQASKPEMPPPTAESGIKELEEQQIVQHDQVNKPEVPPLIAESGIKEEGQQKVQHDQINQPEVALEVQPLIAESGIKEEGWQKVQHDQVNQPEVAPPIVESGIKEDERQMVQHDQVNKPDVAPAIAEAGTKEEELKVLNDQVNTPQVAPSVADSGGLVPSEMASPIAKSVGIVPSESVGIVPSESPIAKSVGILPSESPEKANAIPEEYEPYVASANEPPATPGTAVQGDIHSSSNQNSYWSERYNRLQTYLENCDRSSQEGYMRMLRSLSATGRSMHAIELEKRAIHLLVAEGKELHRMKALNVLGKSPPNGSSKQR; from the exons ATGCCATCCAGTGACAAGCAATTAACATTCTCGGTGAAAATAGCATCATTACCTGAGCTGCTAAACAAAGGTACAAACGTCGTAAATATGTCTCAAGGCACTTCTATGCTGCCAAAGGATAAAGGTCCTGCTGAAGATTCAGTAAAGGTTGTGGGCACAAAACGGCTGCATACTGATGCTCCTTCAGGCCCTGTTTACCATAATGTTTATGTCCGACGAAAAGTGGAGTCTGAACATAGTAAACTTAGCTCCTCTCAGGAGTTGAAGGGTAATGGAAGAGACAAAACAAAAgagcagcaggacctgaaaaatgtCGAAAGCAAACATAGTAAAGATAACTCTTCTCAAGAGTTGAAGGGTAAAGGaatagagaaaacaaaagagCAGAAGGAACAGCTAAATATGGAAACTGAACATAGTAAAATGAACTCTTCTCAAGAGTTGAAGGATAATGGAAGCGGGAAACCGCGAGAGCAAGAAGAACAGCAGGTGCAACATGATCACGCCAGTAAGCCAGAAATGCCACCCCCTACTGCTGAATCTGGAATAAAAGAGCTGGAGGAACAGCAAAATATGGAAACTGAACATAGTAAAATAAACTCTTCTCAAGAGTTGAAGGATAATGGAAGCGAGAAACGGCGAGAGCAAGAAGAACGTCAGGTGCAACATGATCAGGCCAGTAAGCCCGAAATGCCACCCCCTACTGCTGAATCTGGAATAAAAGAGCTGGAGGAACAGCAAATAGTGCAACATGACCAGGTCAATAAGCCGGAAGTGCCACCTCTAATTGCTGAATCTGGAATAAAGGAGGAGGGACAACAAAAGGTGCAGCATGATCAGATCAATCAGCCAGAAGTAGCACTGGAAGTGCAACCTTTAATTGCTGAATCTGGAATAAAAGAGGAGGGGTGGCAAAAGGTGCAACATGACCAGGTCAATCAGCCAGAAGTGGCACCTCCTATTGTTGAATCAGGAATAAAAGAGGATGAACGGCAAATGGTGCAACATGATCAGGTCAATAAGCCAGATGTGGCACCTGCTATTGCTGAAGCTGGAACAAAAGAGGAGGAGCTAAAGGTGCTTAATGATCAGGTCAATACACCACAAGTGGCACCTTCTGTTGCTGATTCTGGGGGTTTAGTGCCATCTGAAATGGCATCTCCCATTGCCAAATCTGTAGGGATAGTACCATCTGAATCTGTAGGGATAGTACCATCTGAATCTCCCATTGCCAAATCTGTAGGGATATTACCATCTGAATCTCCTGAAAAAGCAAATGCTATACCTGAGGAATATGAACCTTATGTTGCTTCTGCTAATGAGCCACCAGCTACTCCTGGTACCGCCGTTCAAGGTGATATCCATAGCTCAAGCAACCAAAATTCGTACTGGAGCGAGAGATATAATCGATTGCAGACATACTTGGAGAACTGTGATCGGTCATCCCAGGAGGGTTACATGCGAA TGCTTAGATCGCTCTCAGCGACTGGTCGAAGCATGCATGCAATTGAGCTGGAGAAAAGGGCAATACACCTCCTAGTGGCGGAAG GTAAGGAGCTACACCGGATGAAGGCTTTGAATGTTCTGGGGAAATCTCCTCCAAATGGTTCGTCAAAGCAGCGGTAG